Within Topomyia yanbarensis strain Yona2022 chromosome 2, ASM3024719v1, whole genome shotgun sequence, the genomic segment gtagtgaaaataagaaaatttataaaatagtgcattttacgatctacatccgattgttatttatttggatctatccaatgaaaaaaaaactatttttttcgttattcactttctttgatgtgagatacgacagatatactgccgttataagcatatttgtcccatgttctatgggattccctatatacatgggacaattatgcgtagaacggcagtatatgtgcaataattcgtgataacatgttattgatttatattaaggaataaaatgatcccacttattctcacagcgatacgtaaaagaaaataatcaaaacaattcttattgcagttttgattcgaattcgcaaaaacaactttgatctgaatatgACATAATCGATTCGATTTATCCACATGCTCTCCTGTGCTCCTCTTCGatgagcaattggaatcaagcgtgtagagagaaggaaagaacagagaaatcaaaatacaggtaaatatagttcgacggtgcttgtctttcctacctgttaaaactggcttatttattgccatctatATTGCGAGTAAAGAGAGCCATAttgatccagaagaaagccgaagagaggtctttttccggtaacatgatactgccatttgcattactgcgttctgatcggcagtacacggcaatgttaaaaaccgTACAATGAGGTTAATAGAAAAtccactgtttatgccatttaatagtctgacgtatttaaattttgttaaaataattttgaaatcctcgatttagcttaaacAAAGCGACATTAGAATTATTTAAGATTCAAGTGGCTAAAACTACGTTCACACAACAagtaaaaacgtgttttaacgctatctcgatgacatttttcttgttgctaattattataacatgttttaactctgtagtgtgaacatggtatacaacattatttcactattttgctaataatggtgcatactatcgtgaACGTTATAAAGTTGTATTGTTAGTCTCTAGCCACTCCAAGGACTGAAAAAACTTCACTAACATTATATTTAGTAGTcagacagttcagccaaatctgactatttcaaattaaatcaaatccttaagaacaataatggaagcttaccttttttggaaacgtttgtattagttgctgctctgcagcacatgaaaaagccaaaaacaaatatttatttgcttcagataattatgtggtCATTGGAAAAGAAATCTGATATTTTAGattggtggggcttattataccatcctacccacctactccactaaccatgagtatagaatttggcagacctactttgctgaaaatgaagtaattcaaattatcagcacgattacctaatcaatcctgaaataccaaaagttcagtaattgagctgagaatttgacaaCTTCAAAAGCTGATTTTCAACGAAGTAAATCTGTCAAATGGGTTAAATCCAAATTGCTGAGTTTTCAACATATTggattgctaaaacgttcaATTCAACGAAATTCCTATAGtctgcaatctgtctgataatcaattgacagatataacttaacaaattgaacctgacacttgatgcagacagtgaatcttcaggagacacctcgacaaaatgcggtgtaaaccgtaactcaaaatttcttggaccaatcgtactgaattttgcacagtttttcttcttcacatcattgcccaggtaactactaaagctttttgcaaaatgtttgatattattatttttgcaatagccttttcatcgttttttagcaataatcggactttggcttTAAAGTGCTACGAAAAGTTCGACCATCGGCCAAGAAATAAAAGCTCCATTAGTTACTTGTGGAGTGATGTTAAAAACAACTATGCAAATGTATCAACGATTGGTCTagaagattttgagttatggtgtacaccgcaaaaccagttttcgacgTGTCACCTGACTGAATAGACAATCATTGCATcggaaaaaaatcaaggaatccaattttttgccgataatactTTACACaacccccttaagttccgacacgatttaggcgattcttccgcattcaactttttgtgtcatttttccaaGTCATTTGTCCAGTCTCAACTTTCAAAACTTCTTTCAAACCCTGTGCATTTCTGTTCTATCACTAAGAATTAAACGACAATTTGTTCTACAGTGAAAATGCTAATCGTCTAAGAtctgatggaaaattataaatagtgaaacaatataagcaagcttcaatattatttaaataacgatcaaaatgagaatatttgtagcagattgtttgccgtcatagtgttacttaggttgtatggcatggctttatttacaatcttttatttgatcttagtttggattctttcgaaagcagtaaaatataagaaaacatccaattgcttattgtgttctttgtgagaagagtAGAACAAGTAGAAGTAGGGTAcacattgtgattatatattcttttcttttcctctagttaaactaactaaaaaattgtgggtaaattaaaaagcttcactaattttgatagccataagtaaactaacaaacgaaaacaatttttatttaatgcagctctgcatccaattataaaatttcgttctatggttagtttcaaaatgattcgacttctgctaacctgaaatataactcttcgacatggcattttcaaatgagcgtgcagcaccttatgtataggacgataaagaatatgaaaaaatgacatttaaaactcgattatacctgtttttcgtacgggataaaacttgcttacttgccctcatatggtttgtgtgcaacatgggccataatattgcacatgaaGGTCTGAAAAGTTGATttaaattattgagatgtatgcaagaggaatatggcgcccctttacactgttttcatatggcttcaggatgcagccatttctgcaatgacaggtactaacgtgttagaccggactaaactcaggcctaaaatcaaagatagtaccgtgcggcggtaccaactagcttcaagcttaccgctatgaGAGTTTTTAACGGAATACGCATCAGTTTAGTTTTTCGGTAGCTATGAACATGGTTGCACGCAGACCGCTATAACTCGCCTCCGCAGGTTTTCCAAAAGTCCTGTTTTTTGCAACTTGTTGGCAAGATATATTGGAGACTAATTGATCGATAGACTTGGAACAACTTGAGAAACAAAACGAAAAACAAACCGCTATCGTCAGACACGAGAATTTTCATACTTTTTCATTTATGCAAAACTAGCACTTTTTCTGATCTCGTATGCTTATACTTATGCTTATGCAAAACTAGCAACTTTTTCCAACCAAAAACACGGCAAACTCAATTATTTTACCTTATTTTGTATACGAATCGACGATAGCCAGGGAAATACAAAAAGACGTATTATATTTTGTGTACTCTACGGCAAGCTTGTTGATTGCTGAGTGAACgtcgatttttaaaaacttgGCGGAATctccttttctccgtttctattagacataaagcgctctCTCTAGTTGTGAAcgtcaagtaatgtgaaacgcattatccaatgtgtttttgtgttaaacattttgttttatagaagctgtgggtgatattgtgtttttgagcatactttggaaattttcttaattttaaacattttgtgttaattaaggtggttttcaatatattccccgaatgattatatttttcgaaaatgcgtgaaaagagctttcagtatccgtatagatattacacctatccatacacaaaagtaatttttttaatccttttttataaaaagtgcggttggggtaagttggcggtgacgcacacggagcaagttggcggtactatttacagtgcaaaaatagtcatcaaatattttcatttctcgacttcactccaaagtaagagaaactttttcttgtatctctcgtcaatgcaggggacaattatttcaaCCAATTGcctgaaaaatttcgaaaatttgcttttgaatatggagtacgcgtcgaagtgaaaatgacagggtattgagactgaaatataatgaaaagtgtcgaataatatacagttttattgaaaagacaatcggcacatttcataaggaccactgatgtaatcgaatttccatttgattgcttattttttggcattccGCCATCTTACCCCACACATACCGCCAGCTTACCccggggctggggtaagttggcggcttttccgcgtcacatattttttttctctagaaataaagACAACGTatgaaacattttcataaaattcagagatgttgccaacagtctgccctttcatgcaacgtgttctattttgcaagatctaccaaaatcaaagcggtaaaaaatgaaaactgaaaacaccaccaactagccccggtctcccctattcgTCGATGGTTCACTCTCCAACAAACGGCCTCTTGAAAATGGGATTCCGCAAGGATCAGTCATTGCACCGACCCTTTTAAACATAGCTATCAACTCAATCCGCGAAGCTGTCCCTGGCGACACAGAGATAATTCTGTATGCAGACGACCTAATTATCATCACTTTCCAGAAAACGCATCATGAATCATTTAACTATAGAAGAAATATTAGGGCCAGATAATGAAAAGAgattaattaaatttttaatagaagAAAATCTATTAACGCATATTTGAATATTGTAAAATGCAATGTAATTTAATGTATAAACGAAACGTGAAGAATGAATTAATTTAAAGTcacgttaataaaaataaagtaaagtaaaagatagcgcttattgcatagcccggagacgatgttgctcgtatgggatattagcaacaactgatttaaacggacatgcgtcgcttctatttatgacttttcgtgtttgattgaaCCACTAAGgtaccctctaatgacggctgtgtctgagaaatctgcctcacgaatggtaattttcccgttttttcgtgaactttttaattttaccaatttccaaaagtctacttttattggggagatattaaattattaccaatatttatgttaggtgtttctgaatcggttggtgtatgaatgattaaaatccatctagtaatatcggagttataagcgtgcaaaccttacatagtttcgttacataggagatagtttggattttagaatgacacctagtcccagatagtggagtaagacatttttaatgtcagaAAAAATTGGGCACTAGAAGGTTAACCAGCAGGCCCAATGAAAATATAAAACTTTGACAAAGTTTGAATAGCTTTCCCGGACGATTTTAGATCGATTTACGGTTTCCTACGTAGTTGTAGACAATAAAATTTCCCATCAGATTATCCGACCGATTATTTTACTTTTGGTTGCAAATTAAAGAGAAAAGTCCATTCTATCACATACTGAAGTTTTagagatgccgatttttttttttcaaataaacttgttctaccaaacacaccgtgcgTATATTCAAATGTATCAACAACTTTTGAAAGTGATCTCTTGTTCTAATTATTTTCTctcggcctatttccgctacgaggccaaacatCGACGCTTGAAAaatgactccactatctggactaggtatcgacccatcaactcatggatccaacggttttacttcccttccgaaggaaggtgtgaccacagatttttttcactccagaaaaatctcaacgacattggctgggattgaactcagaccaactggggtgaactttttgttacggcatttaattagcaagggactgaaaggtgaagcatattttttcaatattaagtgcCATAGTACTCAAAAGAGAgaaaggagttgaaggaagaaagtttaaaaatattccattTCTAGATAATTCTAAATTCTTGATAATATGGTTCATCGTTTTATAGACTTTTCATTCCACACAATATCTGCGCTATTACATATACCTACAATATACATAAAAACGAAGCTTCTTTCATGATCCACCTCAACCGAATCTAGTTAAGGTAGTTCCaataaaaaatcagcaaaacgcACAACGTACAATATTGGCAAATGTATGTGTTGTAATGCCGCAGAATATAATGCCACGGTAGCAAATAAGTGAGTCTACTTACTTGTGAATGTCTTATTCGGTGTTCCATGAGATCGGCACCTAATAGCTCATCGTTCGGGTCCATCCTGATTGGCACTATTTTGTTGATGATCCACAAAAGTGCAAGCGTTGTACATATTGACCAACAACCCAGGCATAGGGCGGAAAGTGACTGAACACCAAGTAGGTACCAACCACCACCCTTAAACAGTCCCAATCTGCCTTTTGTAGTAGTCAGCGGTATTGGATTGTCGGCGAATAAACCAACTGCCAAAACACCTGCAAGGAAACTGCCGATCCAACTGAATATTATGTATAAAAAGAATATACTACCCCAAATTCCAGCAACTCCATGAACGGCACTAGCACCGACTGGATCATCGACGCCCATTTTGTCAAAAATAGGCATACTAACGCAACACAAGGCTGAACCCACCGCTCCTATAATGATAGATTCCCATGCGTGATATAAGAAGCAACCGGCAGTCACCGATACTAATGATGCCAGTATTCCGTTGATAAGATCAACAATATCTAGCCGTCCTTCGTTACGAAGCATTGAATATCTGCaaacaataaatacatgatgACAAGTTTCGTTAACTtcaataaacaaaaacatttaCATAATGCTGAAAAATCCACCGCCAAATGATCCCATCATGGTCATTACAGCAGCCCGTGCCGCATATACCCATTTTGCTCCACTCACTCCATAAGTGCTACCTGAGTTGAACGCCAACCAGCCCCACCACAAAACGAACAGCCCCATGCAAGCGTTGACTGGATTCCCCAGCGGTAAAGGCTCTATACCCTTGGCATAGCGCCCGAGCCGAGGACCAAGCATTATAGCTGACGCAAACGCGGAAGCTCCTCCAACGAGATGAACTGGTCCGCTTCCCGCAATATCGACTACACCAAGTTTATTAAGGAAACCATGTTCACCCCAAACCCATCCAGCTGGTATGCAATATACTATGGTATTGAGGAAAGAAAAAAGACAATACGCTTTGAAGTTGCACCTGAAAAAAGGAAAATGTGAAAAGATAACAACGTTCACCGTGAAGCATAACATCTAGCACaaacaaaatataaacaaactcCTTAAACGTGTTAAGTACAATACAACGTTAGGGGAAAATGGGTATATTACATTCCACCTTagctttgaaaataaatttaataaactatatttgatttttttgtttagtgAGGATAAGATAGCATTTCTTCGATGTGAGTGCATGCAACATGCAACactaatttcgatctcaaaTCTGCCGATCTAAGTTCTTTAGTGCAACccgactgtcagagcaaaaataaattattttatcgTAATTCCTTGTTGAGgtgccgattgtacgccacacagaatcgcgaaaATGTTCCTCTTGGAAAACGATGCAGTATATAACTATCGAAACATCAGCACTAGTTTCACCCTTCAGCTAAGAACCACCAGTGTAACTataactacgtattcttcaagttgttcttCCATACAACCATACAGTCTTTTCTCGCGAGGAGTACTTCCCAAACCCGATGCTTTGTTATGGATGCTTCAAATACGGTCATACTCGTGTTCGCTGTCTTACCCGCAACGTTGTCGTAATTGCTCTGGAGAACATCAAGGTGAAGAAAAATGTCGAGCAGCACAGTTCTGCCTAAATTGTAAAGGTgatcaccaaccaacaagccgccaatgttcaatttacaaaaaggaagtagaggtcataaaaataaaaatccgcgacaaTTTGACATTCCCGGAAGCGCGCAAACGAGCTGAACAGCAAAATCTTGGAAGTTACGCCCAGGCTGCAGCGCAATCAAACGAGATCctgaataaattgaaagaactggagcagacaatgaagaagaaggatgagcagatcgttaaacttctggcagagaacaaacgcaaggacgagaaaattgagcaaatgatggcgtacatcaaacaacagtccgccagccaagaaaaaccacaaCACAGTATAGAATCAAAACCAACGAATCAGACGGCCGGGCCAATAACAAGATCCAGGAACAGTTCACCAGCGATAAATACGGATTCAAAACGAGGAAGATCACAAAAACAACACACCCctttcagcaaaccaacgacaacctcaACGGATAACTTaagcccaccaccaaaaagaaccgcttCCACTACCACCAATGAAACTatggaatattcagacgatgaaattgagattaccgagacgccccctagccagcctcttcgataattctcattttcatcaacgtttggataccaacgacaacccacgcacgaatactgtccacgagatagatcggtttggaagagaggaaagtgtagtactccttccaacgcaagcacagcaggatgaaggaactatcggggccgtcataccccaacccgttgatagtgaattcacctcttTGGCCGATAGGAACTccgatttcaccactacaacttgtaaaccagcagaccaaaaaacccacgatcgacgaacagaaggagatcagcagaactacacaaagtctatccccTGTACCGACCGCAGTCGGTATTCGTgagcataatagtgtagtttctacgacagcggttggcactgtggggctggaccttcctCAGGTCAGTTCCGAAATTGTCAATCCCCTTCACAACAGCAGCTTCAGAACATCGATCTCCCAACCACGTCGAGGAACCCTGTCGGCCAGCCAATACGATCTCGTAGACGTTCACCATCAACATCGTCTTCGTCCGCGACAATCACCAGTCACAATAGCAAAAGTTTCGCACTGCAGTGGAACATTCGGGGCCTCCGCTCCAATATCAGTGAACTTAAGCAGCTGATCGCCTAACACGAGCTAAACCTGATAGCGCTACAGGAAACAAAAGTGGACAACCGAGTAGCTCCAGCAAATTTCATAGGTAACAACTATACCCTGCTGCTGAAAACTGGTAGCTgtcgatactggcaacaaggagTAGGTCTGGCCATTCGGGATGGTGTACCCTTCGAACGAATCGATGTCGACGACAATATACAGGCAATCGCAGTtcggatccaactgccacaacaaatgacggtggtatcgatctacgtccctcccaatactcaacagtgtcaagaacagctgggtgacttcctcgaaacgcttccacgtccagtgctggtactaggcgactttaacgcgcACCATATTTGCTGGGGTTCTACGAAATCTACCGCACTAGGCCACTTCATCGCCGAAAAAACGCTATCGGAACGATTACTCATCCTCAACGACCTCGCACACTCGGATCGATCCAGCTACCGGTATTACTTCGGCTATTGACCTCTCGATCTGCTCAGAATCGGTGGCTTCGAAATTTGTCTGGCGGACACTTCCGGACACCCACAGCAGTGATCATTTTCCCATCCTCGTTTCCATTCCCGGACTGTCGACTATcccaacgaaaagacagaaatggatttacgaccaagcagattggacaacctacgagcgattgaccgccaacgctattcgaccgggcgtcgaaatatcaatcgactgtttcgttgaccggttgattagagcagcaaacaccgcgatacctcgcactaccggcagagtcggtcccaaagcggttccgtggtggtgtccggagcTGAAAGTAGCTatcaaaaatcggagaaaagcacttagggcactgaagcgtataccagcagaggacccacgaaaagcggatgcactgaaaatcttccaggaatcacgggcagcagcaagaaagtctatccatgacgccaagaaaaaatcatgggaagacttcgtcgcgaagatatctccaagttcaactacgtcggagatgtgacAGACAGTGAACACGTTGAGAGGGAAACGCCAACACCGCCCAACTGTCATCAAGCTGTCCAATGGTTACACGGATAAGCCAGaagaaatagctgaagaactggcgcaacactacagcgaaagatccgcaacctccagctattcgtcgttgttccagagggagaaagaaaaggccgaacgaaaccgcataaacttctcgccagatagcgatgatatttACAATTCGGACTTCACCCTGAATGAGTTGCTGTGGGCACTGGACAGAGGaagaagtggctcttcaggaccggactgcatcggctatccaatgcttcagcgactgccattgtctgtgaaaactgccatgttggaacttttcaacagaatatggcgcagtggcgtattcccaccctgttggcgaaccggaatcatcgtaccaattccaaagccaagctcggatgacgcgggtccagctgcattccgtccaatcacgttaactagttgtatggcgaaggtgttcgagcgaattgtcaaccgacggttaaccaccgaactagagtcgaacgggcgtctcgacaaacgacaacatgccttcagatcCGGTCGGGGTACTGACACATACTTTGCGGAGCTGGAGAagtcattacccgaccgtgacgagcactgtctgatagcgtcgctagacttggccaaggcgtacgacaccacttggagatatggcatcctacgaacactgcagaaatggcaaatacgcgGAAGGATGATAAACATTGTCAACAGCTTTCTGGCAGAGAGAACGTTCCAGGTCAACGTAGAGGGGCATTTGTCGCCAGCACATCCGCTGGAAAACGGTGTACCACAGGGCTCAGTGCTCTCTGTTACACTATTTCTCGTGGCTATCCAACCCATCTTCCGTGTCGTTCCGAATTCCGTACAAGTGTTGCTGTACGCCGACGATATCCTGCTCCTTGAATGGGGGAAGAAAGACCAGTCGCTCCACCGAAAACTTCAGGCCGCAGTGAAAGCCGTCGATAAatggtcgagaagtgttggatttacgatatctgcaacgaaatccagcatcttctattgcagcccTAACGTACGCCGTGAACCCATACAGGCGATAAAGGTAGATGGTGTAGCCGTTCCAACACAAACGCTGCTGAGAACCCTCGGTGTTACTCTCGACCGATCGCTCAACTGTAAAGCGCATTGCAAAATGGCGAAGAAAACGTGcgaatccaggctgcgtatcttgAAGATGATTGGCGCCAAGCTACCCCGTGGTCAACGCGCTTCTTTACTTCAAATCGGGTCAGCAATTGTCACCTCTCGATTACTATATGGCATGGGGCTCGTAAGCAGAGGAGGAGATGCCGTCGTCCAAACACTCGCACCTACATACAACAGAATGGTAAGGTTTGCATCTGGTGCATACGTCACGAGTCCAATTCTAGCCATTATGGCTGAAGCAGGTACTTTGCCGTTCGATCTGCTTGTCCTCCAAACCATCGCACGATTGGCTATCCGTATGTTAGAGAATAGTGGGGATAATGCTGCTCTTCCCTTGGTACATAGAGCTTCCAGTCGTTTGATGGAGATAGTCGGAACGCCTCTTCCAAATATCTGCTCCCGCACGCGGCTAACTACTCGAAAGTGGTACGAAGCCAGACCCCAGATCGTGTGGGACATCAAGAAACGCGTAAAAGCCGGAGATCCTTCGGACACTGTCCGTCCAGTCGTCCAGGAGCTACTGACAGAACGTTTCAGCCGATCAACAGTCGTCTACACAGATGGGTCGAAAGACGATATCGCTGTCGGCGCGGGAGTTTTCGGAGAACACTATCAACAGTCGCTAGGTCTTCCACAGCAATGCAGCGTCTTCTCAGCCGaggcatttgcaataaaaacagcGCTAACAGCATACCACACGTCTAGCGATTTGCTGATCATGTCAGATTCGGCTAGCTGTTTATCAGCAATCGAAGCCGGCACATCCCAGCACCCGTGGATCCAACAGATTGAAAACATGCTTCGGAACCGTCCAATCAATCTGTGCTGGATTCCAGGTCACACTGGCATCCGCGGTAACGAAGAGGCAGACCGACTTGCAGGAGAAGCCAGGGGCGTTCCCCCATTGGAAATATCCGTTCCCGGAGCAGATGCCGTTATTCAAATCAAAACAACTATCCGAAATCGATGGTACCAGCGGTGGTCAGCGTCCACCGAGGTGAAACTACGCGAAGTAAAATTCAACACAAcaaagtggactgaccgcgagaattcggccGACCAACGAGTGCTAACGCGATTGCGAATAGGGCACACCCGATTGACGCACGAATTCCTGCTGAAGAGGACCTCTCCACCAGTATGCGACTGCTGTGGAGTCACCTTAGACGTTCGTCATGTGATCCTTCACTGCAGGATATACGACGAAACGAGGAAAAAGCACGACATCGAGCCGACGAGTTTACGAGCGGCGTTATGCAACGACAACGACAGTGAGCAGAATGTTTTAAACTTCCTTAAAGAACCAAACTtgtataaaaaaatttgaagaaaaactgaattgtaaattattatttcaatgttaatgaaagcgaaattgaaactattttttccgacacgaatgcaccttTCTGGTGTAAAGTGTCTTTAATaaagaacaacaacaacaaattattattattattattattattattattattattattattattattattattattattattattattattattattattattattattattattattattattattattattattattattattattattattattattattattattattattattattattattattatttattaaggctttaacctcCAGGGCcattcgcctttttgaaaataatgtgcgtttcaaaaattcaaaagtcattcaaaatacataaaaaaatataaatcatCAAGTCTTATTTCTATTGACTAtcctgggcgcactgctttccGATTCTTGTGTTTAttttctttcttggtggtgagtagggttgccacctctggaccTTGACctggctttgacccggagattttcacttaCCTGAGGGGTGTTGaattttgagtggaactagacagaaattggaatcaaagcggaGCACCTTAATCGCTTTTTAATACTACGTTAACGTAAAGCTTCCCGGCTAAGTgcaaagaatacaaaagcaccagctattctcgctgtggaggataagtcgagCGAGCAATGCTCTCTTCCATAACTAACAGCAAAAtgagagcaaaggaggcagagctgcggcatcacatgggaaacactatgtggtgtcggttattcatcaccagaggtcgcaacaaaggggcaaaactcacctcgcTAGGCAACAGTTAAAGGTCGTTGCAGGAGTGGTAACAcgggaagaactcgtttgatgttgacctagtcagttggattagaacaaatctgccataccTGCCCAGTCACCGTGCCCTAGCAGAAAGTTTGcagaagttgagcaaagcgaaattgactCTGGCAGAGTTTTTGCTAGCATTTTGCatgatttgtgcgagaattctggaaGAGAATttactcaaatgcaacaaccgtttctgacagaagcggttaaactaaccgatgctgctcgattttagccagaatccagccaggaatGTACGGTCAGGATTTTTGTACACTTCCTGCCACAACTTTggcagatgttttgctcgattcgttgtcaaattctaccaggtaggaattgccaggatctttgcacgttCTATTTCCGAGTTGTTCCAGGGTTTTGCTCAGTTCCTGTCAGAATTTGCCataaaacgcgagcgaaaccaaTCTCGCTCTAGCTCAGCTAACCCGACAGAATgtgcgcagaaatctgacagggctgctaaATCAAGACTGATAGAAATCTGACAGAAcgttctctgccagaaaatttggtgactggGTTGGTG encodes:
- the LOC131682763 gene encoding putative ammonium transporter 2 isoform X1 — encoded protein: MVDLVTVANNLFSNVTDSDSINHSNLYDFGETDGTFIMICAFLLVTLQTGFALLESGCVSEKNEIDMMLRNVVDIVLGGISFWLFGYAFMMGRSEYSSPFIGFGDFVPDPSISDPLMGQIMAIYLFQMTFSASATTIVGGAVAERCNFKAYCLFSFLNTIVYCIPAGWVWGEHGFLNKLGVVDIAGSGPVHLVGGASAFASAIMLGPRLGRYAKGIEPLPLGNPVNACMGLFVLWWGWLAFNSGSTYGVSGAKWVYAARAAVMTMMGSFGGGFFSIIYSMLRNEGRLDIVDLINGILASLVSVTAGCFLYHAWESIIIGAVGSALCCVSMPIFDKMGVDDPVGASAVHGVAGIWGSIFFLYIIFSWIGSFLAGVLAVGLFADNPIPLTTTKGRLGLFKGGGWYLLGVQSLSALCLGCWSICTTLALLWIINKIVPIRMDPNDELLGADLMEHRIRHSQIGISRALSALAPLKVDLDDVINAPAIGRNPGHDQCVNEIRAASQKLYEWRAFMDKMSPQKILKENSTSHNVASNKDSFKLRKLQRKNNPSYADNYGYDGKFTNNVAGGNKPFVITGTSENSTHQERNDQNFAWID
- the LOC131682763 gene encoding putative ammonium transporter 2 isoform X2, with the protein product MVDLVTVANNLFSNVTDSDSINHSNLYDFGETDGTFIMICAFLLVTLQTGFALLESGCVSEKNEIDMMLRNVVDIVLGGISFWLFGYAFMMGRSEYSSPFIGFGDFVPDPSISDPLMGQIMAIYLFQMTFSASATTIVGGAVAERCNFKAYCLFSFLNTIVYCIPAGWVWGEHGFLNKLGVVDIAGSGPVHLVGGASAFASAIMLGPRLGRYAKGIEPLPLGNPVNACMGLFVLWWGWLAFNSGSTYGVSGAKWVYAARAAVMTMMGSFGGGFFSIIYSMLRNEGRLDIVDLINGILASLVSVTAGCFLYHAWESIIIGAVGSALCCVSMPIFDKMGVDDPVGASAVHGVAGIWGVLAVGLFADNPIPLTTTKGRLGLFKGGGWYLLGVQSLSALCLGCWSICTTLALLWIINKIVPIRMDPNDELLGADLMEHRIRHSQIGISRALSALAPLKVDLDDVINAPAIGRNPGHDQCVNEIRAASQKLYEWRAFMDKMSPQKILKENSTSHNVASNKDSFKLRKLQRKNNPSYADNYGYDGKFTNNVAGGNKPFVITGTSENSTHQERNDQNFAWID